In the Kitasatospora terrestris genome, one interval contains:
- a CDS encoding glycoside hydrolase family 6 protein, translating to MKPSRIPRRAVPAGIAALMLALAVPAPAQAEQAGGHTLPADTRFYVEPDSDAAKQAVRDLLAHNVSEAAAMARLATWPQAHWFTGGTPAEVEEQTRTLVRRAAATGTVPVLVAYNIPLRDCSQYSSGGAQSDAEYRDWISALARGIGRSKAVVVVEPDGLANLPSDCSPTSDPTGALTAGRIADLRYAVDALAQQPNSVVYLDAGNSHWHGVGAIAQRLQQAGIEHAQGFSLNVSNFLSTDRSDRYGTWVSGCLWFATKGPEWARGHADWCASQYYSPAAPNDGQPGNAVDVEDPATWHWTDDWFRQNVGTPPLNELTHFVVDTSRNGKGSWTPPAGKYSGDPQVWCNPPGRGIGDRPTAATGTPLVDAYLWIKTIGQSDGQCNRNIPGGTVDPEYGIVDPAAGAWWPEQALTLVRNATPALTFAPWTRPRLPGSTGQSS from the coding sequence GTGAAACCGTCGCGCATCCCGCGCCGCGCCGTACCGGCCGGAATCGCCGCACTGATGCTGGCGCTCGCCGTCCCCGCTCCGGCCCAGGCGGAGCAGGCCGGGGGCCACACGCTGCCCGCCGACACCCGGTTCTACGTCGAGCCGGACAGCGACGCGGCGAAGCAGGCCGTCCGCGACCTGCTGGCGCACAACGTCTCCGAGGCCGCCGCGATGGCCCGGCTCGCCACCTGGCCGCAGGCCCACTGGTTCACCGGCGGCACGCCCGCCGAGGTCGAGGAGCAGACCCGCACCCTGGTCCGCCGGGCCGCCGCCACCGGTACGGTGCCGGTGCTGGTCGCCTACAACATCCCGCTGCGGGACTGCTCGCAGTACTCCAGCGGCGGCGCGCAGTCCGACGCCGAGTACCGGGACTGGATCTCCGCGCTGGCCCGCGGCATCGGCCGCAGCAAGGCGGTAGTGGTGGTCGAGCCCGACGGCCTGGCCAACCTGCCGTCCGACTGCTCGCCGACCAGCGACCCCACCGGCGCGCTCACGGCCGGCCGGATCGCCGACCTGCGGTACGCGGTCGACGCCCTGGCGCAGCAGCCCAACAGCGTGGTCTACCTGGACGCGGGCAACAGCCACTGGCACGGCGTCGGCGCCATCGCGCAGCGCCTGCAGCAGGCCGGGATCGAGCACGCCCAGGGCTTCTCGCTGAACGTGTCGAACTTCCTCTCCACCGACCGCTCGGACCGGTACGGCACCTGGGTCTCCGGCTGCCTGTGGTTCGCCACCAAGGGCCCGGAGTGGGCGCGCGGGCACGCCGACTGGTGCGCCAGCCAGTACTACTCGCCCGCCGCCCCGAACGACGGGCAGCCCGGCAACGCGGTCGACGTCGAGGACCCGGCCACCTGGCACTGGACCGACGACTGGTTCCGGCAGAACGTCGGTACCCCGCCGCTGAACGAGCTGACCCACTTCGTCGTCGACACCAGCCGCAACGGCAAGGGCTCCTGGACCCCGCCGGCCGGCAAGTACAGCGGAGACCCGCAGGTCTGGTGCAACCCGCCCGGCCGCGGCATCGGCGACCGCCCGACCGCCGCCACCGGCACCCCGCTGGTCGACGCCTACCTGTGGATCAAGACCATCGGCCAGTCCGACGGCCAGTGCAACCGCAACATCCCCGGCGGCACCGTCGACCCGGAGTACGGCATCGTCGACCCGGCGGCCGGCGCCTGGTGGCCCGAGCAGGCGCTGACCCTGGTGCGCAACGCCACCCCCGCGCTGACCTTCGCCCCCTGGACCCGTCCCCGCCTCCCCGGGAGCACCGGCCAGAGCTCCTGA
- the xylB gene encoding xylulokinase, translating to MAAQRVVIGVDSSTQSTKALAVDLDTGTVLGHGRAGHTVTTGAGRESDPEQWWNALTEALTATGWADRAAAVSVAGQQHGLVALGPDGRPVHPALLWNDVRSAPQAADLRAAYGPAELARRTGSVPTAAFTAPKWAWLRAHHPDAADRATAVRLPHDYLTERLTGHATTDRGDASGTGWWGPDGYDRALLDRIGLDPALLPEVLPPGATAGTVRPGLPLPAGTPVATGTGDNMAAALGLGLTPGQPVLSLGTSGTVYAVGRTRPTDPSGTVAGFADALGGWLPLACTLNCTLAVDRFATLLGRDRQDVEAGGTAVVLPYLDGERTPDLPAATGLVHGLRHDTTPGQLLQAAYDGAAHALLTALDDVLRAGNENATDRPLLLIGGGARGHAWQQTVRRLSGRAVQVPAAEELVALGAAAQAAALLTGEPADAVARRWRTADGPVLEPVARDKDTLDRIGATLRRAAELQGAPAGER from the coding sequence ATGGCAGCGCAGCGCGTCGTGATCGGCGTCGACAGCTCCACCCAGTCCACCAAGGCCCTCGCCGTCGACCTGGACACCGGAACCGTCCTCGGCCACGGCCGGGCCGGCCACACCGTCACCACCGGCGCCGGCCGCGAGAGCGACCCCGAACAGTGGTGGAACGCCCTCACCGAAGCCCTCACCGCCACCGGCTGGGCCGACCGCGCCGCCGCCGTCTCCGTCGCCGGCCAGCAGCACGGCCTGGTCGCCCTCGGCCCGGACGGACGGCCCGTCCACCCCGCCCTGCTCTGGAACGACGTCCGCTCCGCCCCGCAGGCCGCCGACCTGCGCGCCGCCTACGGCCCCGCCGAACTCGCCCGCCGCACCGGCAGCGTCCCCACCGCCGCCTTCACCGCTCCCAAATGGGCCTGGCTGCGCGCCCACCACCCCGACGCCGCCGACCGCGCCACCGCCGTCCGGCTGCCCCACGACTACCTCACCGAACGGCTCACCGGCCACGCCACCACCGACCGCGGCGACGCCTCCGGCACCGGCTGGTGGGGCCCCGACGGCTACGACCGCGCGCTCCTCGACCGGATCGGCCTCGACCCCGCCCTCCTCCCCGAGGTCCTGCCGCCCGGCGCCACCGCCGGCACCGTCCGCCCCGGCCTGCCGCTCCCCGCCGGCACCCCCGTCGCCACCGGCACCGGCGACAACATGGCCGCGGCCCTCGGCCTCGGCCTCACCCCCGGACAGCCCGTCCTCAGCCTCGGCACCTCCGGCACCGTCTACGCCGTCGGCCGCACCCGCCCCACCGACCCCAGCGGCACCGTCGCCGGCTTCGCCGACGCCCTCGGCGGCTGGCTCCCCCTGGCCTGCACCCTCAACTGCACCCTCGCCGTCGACCGCTTCGCCACCCTGCTCGGCCGCGACCGCCAGGACGTCGAAGCCGGCGGCACCGCCGTCGTCCTGCCCTACCTCGACGGCGAACGCACCCCCGACCTCCCCGCCGCCACCGGCCTCGTCCACGGCCTCCGCCACGACACCACCCCCGGCCAGCTCCTCCAGGCCGCCTACGACGGCGCCGCGCACGCCCTGCTCACCGCACTCGACGACGTCCTGCGTGCCGGCAACGAGAACGCCACCGACCGGCCGCTGCTCCTCATCGGCGGCGGCGCCCGCGGCCACGCCTGGCAGCAGACCGTCCGCCGACTCTCCGGCCGCGCCGTCCAGGTGCCCGCCGCCGAAGAACTCGTCGCCCTCGGCGCCGCCGCGCAGGCCGCCGCCCTCCTCACCGGCGAGCCCGCCGACGCCGTCGCCCGCCGCTGGCGCACGGCGGACGGGCCCGTCCTCGAACCCGTCGCCCGCGACAAGGACACCCTCGACCGGATCGGCGCCACCCTCCGCCGGGCGGCGGAGCTGCAGGGCGCCCCGGCGGGGGAGCGGTAA
- a CDS encoding SDR family oxidoreductase, which produces MITVTGATGNIGRTLVGLLAGAGEEVVAVSRRPHDGGGAQGGGARGDGAAGVRWVRADVGEAAGMGPALAGARALFLVLGGELNLGGESPDALVKAAGDAGVERIVLVSSQASETRPDAPSHARLREFEAAVRASGRAFTVLRPAGFASNAFAWAETVRTGRTAFAPFGDVALPVVDPADIAAVAAAALTEDGHAGRTYTLTGPVPISPREQVAAVAEALGEEVAFVELSRAEASAAMSRSMPEQVVTGTLDILGEPRPAELVVSPDTEAVLGRPASPFEAWVARNLPAFR; this is translated from the coding sequence ATGATCACAGTGACGGGTGCCACCGGCAACATCGGGCGGACGCTAGTCGGTCTGCTGGCGGGGGCGGGGGAGGAGGTCGTGGCGGTCTCGCGGCGGCCGCACGACGGAGGCGGTGCCCAGGGAGGCGGTGCACGGGGCGACGGTGCGGCGGGCGTCCGGTGGGTGCGGGCGGACGTCGGCGAGGCGGCGGGCATGGGGCCGGCGCTGGCCGGGGCGCGTGCGCTGTTCCTGGTGCTCGGCGGGGAGCTCAACCTCGGCGGTGAGAGCCCGGACGCGCTGGTGAAGGCGGCCGGCGACGCCGGGGTCGAGCGGATCGTGCTGGTCTCCTCGCAGGCGAGCGAGACCCGCCCGGACGCTCCCTCGCACGCCCGGCTGCGGGAGTTCGAGGCGGCGGTGCGGGCGTCCGGGCGGGCGTTCACCGTCCTGCGGCCCGCCGGGTTCGCCTCCAACGCCTTCGCCTGGGCGGAGACGGTGCGCACCGGGCGGACGGCGTTCGCGCCGTTCGGCGACGTGGCGCTGCCGGTGGTCGACCCCGCGGACATCGCGGCCGTCGCGGCGGCCGCGCTGACCGAGGACGGGCACGCGGGCCGCACCTACACCCTGACCGGCCCCGTGCCGATCAGCCCGCGCGAGCAGGTCGCCGCCGTCGCGGAGGCGCTGGGGGAGGAGGTCGCGTTCGTCGAGCTCTCCCGCGCGGAGGCGTCCGCGGCGATGTCCCGGTCCATGCCGGAGCAGGTCGTCACCGGCACGCTGGACATCCTCGGCGAGCCGCGGCCGGCCGAGCTCGTGGTCTCCCCGGACACGGAGGCCGTCCTCGGCCGCCCGGCGAGCCCGTTCGAGGCGTGGGTCGCGCGCAACCTGCCGGCGTTCCGCTGA
- a CDS encoding TIGR03617 family F420-dependent LLM class oxidoreductase, translating to MAPQSPPPFPAPLGVDFTAGARPDAALTGIEQADRLGIDRALFSETAHDPFQLLALASGRTTRIELATGVAIAFARTPMTLAHSAWDLQRYSGGRAVIGLGSQVKPHITRRYAMPWDRPAARMREFVSATRAVWHSWQTGQRLAFRGDFYTHTLMTPFFDPGPLDHGAPRLLIAGVGPLMSRVAGEVGDGLVCHPLNSPSYLAERLLPGVLEARADSEAAGAAWTAGRPFEVSVSVLTATGRTEEELAASVTAVRERIAFYASTPAYRAVLDHHGWGALHDELHTLSMRGRWQEMGRLVDDDVLHTFAAVGDPAEAGRRIADRYTGIVSRVSVSLPDDADPADAFDVLAAIRSAA from the coding sequence ATGGCGCCCCAATCCCCTCCCCCCTTCCCGGCGCCGCTCGGCGTGGACTTCACCGCCGGCGCCCGCCCCGACGCCGCGCTCACCGGCATCGAGCAGGCCGACCGGCTCGGCATCGACCGGGCGCTGTTCTCCGAGACCGCCCACGACCCGTTCCAGCTGCTCGCCCTCGCCTCCGGACGCACCACCCGGATCGAACTCGCCACCGGTGTCGCCATCGCCTTCGCCCGCACCCCGATGACCCTCGCCCACAGCGCCTGGGACCTCCAGCGGTACTCCGGCGGCCGGGCCGTCATCGGACTCGGCTCCCAGGTCAAGCCGCACATCACCCGCCGCTACGCCATGCCCTGGGACCGGCCCGCCGCCCGGATGCGCGAGTTCGTCAGCGCGACCCGGGCCGTCTGGCACAGCTGGCAGACCGGCCAACGGCTCGCCTTCCGCGGGGACTTCTACACCCACACCCTGATGACCCCGTTCTTCGACCCGGGCCCGCTCGACCACGGCGCGCCCCGCCTGCTCATCGCCGGTGTCGGCCCGCTGATGTCCCGCGTCGCGGGCGAGGTGGGTGACGGCCTCGTCTGCCACCCGCTCAACTCCCCCTCCTACCTGGCCGAACGGCTCCTCCCCGGCGTCCTCGAGGCCCGCGCCGACTCCGAGGCGGCCGGCGCCGCGTGGACGGCCGGGCGGCCCTTCGAGGTGTCGGTGAGCGTGCTGACCGCCACCGGCCGCACCGAGGAGGAACTGGCGGCCTCCGTCACCGCCGTCCGCGAGCGGATCGCCTTCTACGCCTCCACCCCCGCCTACCGCGCCGTGCTCGACCACCACGGCTGGGGCGCGCTCCACGACGAGCTCCACACCCTCTCCATGCGCGGCCGCTGGCAGGAGATGGGCCGCCTCGTCGACGACGACGTCCTCCACACCTTCGCCGCCGTCGGCGACCCCGCCGAAGCGGGCCGCCGGATCGCCGACCGCTACACCGGCATCGTCAGCCGCGTCTCCGTCTCCCTCCCCGACGACGCCGACCCGGCCGACGCCTTCGACGTCCTCGCCGCCATCCGCTCCGCGGCGTAG
- a CDS encoding RNA polymerase sigma-70 factor: MSSEDARPDPATEAFVAHRNLLFTVAYEMLGSAADAEDVLQETWLRWAGVDHAAVRDRRAYLVRITTRQALGRLRTLSRRRESYVGPWLPEPLLTAPDVAEDVELAESVSMAMMLVLETLAPTERAVFVLREVFGVDYEEIAEAVDKSPAAVRQIAHRARTHVAARRPRGAVTAAENRAAIDAFRRAVDTGDLQGLLDLLAPDVVALSDGGGIRQAMPRPTVGAEKVARLLTAGIGVWGPVATAEPTRVNGHPALLLRIDGEVDLVIALRLDDGLISGIYTVRNPEKLTRIERETALTR, translated from the coding sequence ATGAGCAGCGAGGACGCCCGTCCCGACCCCGCCACCGAGGCATTCGTCGCCCACCGCAACCTGCTCTTCACCGTCGCGTACGAGATGCTCGGATCCGCCGCCGACGCCGAGGACGTCCTCCAGGAGACCTGGCTGCGCTGGGCCGGCGTCGACCACGCCGCGGTCCGCGACCGCCGGGCCTACCTGGTGCGGATCACCACCCGGCAGGCCCTCGGACGGCTGCGCACCCTCAGCCGGCGCCGCGAGTCGTACGTCGGCCCGTGGCTGCCCGAACCGCTGCTCACCGCACCGGACGTGGCCGAGGACGTCGAGCTGGCCGAGAGCGTCTCGATGGCGATGATGCTGGTGCTGGAGACCCTGGCCCCGACCGAGCGGGCCGTGTTCGTGCTGCGCGAGGTGTTCGGCGTCGACTACGAGGAGATCGCCGAAGCCGTCGACAAGAGCCCTGCCGCCGTCCGGCAGATCGCCCACCGGGCCCGCACCCACGTGGCCGCCCGCCGCCCGCGCGGCGCCGTCACCGCCGCCGAGAACCGGGCCGCCATCGACGCCTTCCGGCGGGCCGTGGACACCGGCGACCTGCAGGGCCTGCTCGACCTGCTCGCCCCCGACGTGGTCGCCCTCTCCGACGGCGGCGGCATCAGGCAGGCGATGCCCCGTCCGACGGTCGGCGCCGAGAAGGTCGCCCGCCTGCTGACCGCCGGCATCGGCGTCTGGGGACCGGTCGCCACGGCCGAACCGACCCGCGTCAACGGGCACCCCGCGCTGCTGCTGCGGATCGACGGGGAGGTGGACCTGGTGATCGCACTGCGGTTGGACGACGGCCTGATCAGCGGCATCTACACGGTGCGCAACCCGGAGAAGCTGACCCGGATCGAGCGGGAGACCGCGCTCACCCGATGA
- a CDS encoding aldo/keto reductase — MSHAPTADHRPSVARYGLGTAAVGRPGYITLGRDRDLPADRTVDALRERTHQLLDAAYAAGVRYLDTARSYGRAEEFLGGWLAARPEAAAQCTVGSKWGYTYTADWRASGVPVHEVKEHSVAVFDRQIAETRATLGRLPDVYLVHSVTPDSPALTDPVLHGRLAALAAEGVRVGLSTSGPAQAAAILAALDITVDGRALFTAVQSTWNVLETSAGPALAEAGARGVLVVIKEGMANGRLADRNATGPDTAALRAVAARAGTTCDALALAAAAAQPWADLVLSGAATTGQLASNLTAADLALTPDDLAGLAPLAEPADHYWKTRSALPWA, encoded by the coding sequence ATGTCGCACGCACCGACCGCCGATCACCGCCCGTCCGTCGCCCGGTACGGCCTGGGCACGGCCGCGGTCGGACGGCCCGGGTACATCACGCTCGGACGCGACCGGGACCTGCCGGCCGACCGCACTGTCGACGCCCTCCGCGAGCGGACCCACCAGCTGCTCGACGCCGCGTACGCCGCCGGCGTGCGGTACCTGGACACCGCCCGCTCGTACGGGCGCGCCGAGGAGTTCCTCGGCGGATGGCTGGCCGCCCGGCCGGAGGCCGCGGCGCAGTGCACGGTCGGCAGCAAGTGGGGCTACACCTACACCGCCGACTGGCGTGCCTCCGGGGTGCCGGTGCACGAGGTGAAGGAGCACTCGGTGGCGGTGTTCGACCGCCAGATCGCCGAGACCCGGGCCACGCTCGGCCGGCTGCCCGACGTCTACCTGGTGCACTCCGTCACCCCGGACAGCCCGGCGCTCACCGACCCGGTCCTGCACGGGCGGCTCGCCGCGCTGGCTGCGGAGGGCGTCCGGGTGGGGCTCTCCACCAGCGGCCCGGCGCAGGCGGCGGCGATCCTGGCCGCCCTGGACATCACGGTCGACGGCCGGGCCCTCTTCACCGCCGTCCAGTCCACCTGGAACGTCCTGGAGACCTCCGCCGGACCCGCGCTCGCCGAGGCGGGGGCCCGCGGCGTGCTGGTCGTCATCAAGGAGGGCATGGCCAACGGCCGCCTCGCCGACCGCAACGCCACCGGACCCGACACCGCCGCGCTGCGCGCCGTCGCCGCCCGCGCCGGGACCACCTGCGACGCGCTCGCGCTCGCCGCCGCGGCCGCCCAGCCGTGGGCCGACCTGGTGCTCTCCGGCGCGGCCACCACCGGGCAGCTCGCCTCCAACCTGACGGCCGCCGACCTCGCCCTCACCCCGGACGACCTGGCCGGACTCGCCCCGCTCGCCGAACCGGCCGACCACTACTGGAAGACCCGCTCCGCCCTCCCCTGGGCCTGA
- a CDS encoding carboxymuconolactone decarboxylase family protein codes for MTTAPRSRMSDPIAQVPELEELSGWLFRATGNRSVPRTTIGLVQLRAGQIVGSTYLTALHTGLLRKAGEREERLDAVATWQSAPYFTPAERVALALVEAVLTPNPQGERVSDELYAEAAGHYDPKALTTLTLAIGQVNFFVPLALIGKPVPGVKPADQWT; via the coding sequence ATGACCACCGCGCCGCGCTCCCGGATGTCCGACCCGATCGCCCAGGTCCCCGAGCTGGAGGAGCTCTCGGGCTGGCTGTTCCGCGCCACCGGCAACCGCTCCGTCCCGCGCACCACCATCGGCCTGGTCCAGCTCCGGGCCGGGCAGATCGTCGGCAGCACGTACCTCACCGCCCTGCACACCGGTCTGCTCCGCAAGGCCGGCGAGCGCGAGGAGCGCCTCGACGCGGTCGCCACCTGGCAGTCCGCGCCGTACTTCACCCCCGCCGAACGGGTCGCCCTCGCCCTGGTCGAGGCCGTCCTCACGCCCAACCCGCAGGGCGAGCGGGTCTCCGACGAGCTGTACGCCGAGGCCGCCGGGCACTACGACCCCAAGGCGCTGACCACCCTCACCCTCGCCATCGGCCAGGTGAACTTCTTCGTCCCGCTGGCCCTGATCGGCAAGCCCGTCCCCGGCGTCAAGCCGGCCGACCAGTGGACCTGA
- a CDS encoding GNAT family N-acetyltransferase: MTEIRLHLSVRGLNEADLPSCTWAGSPKHVRELVHQIRRAEAGEIDYLAVCTPAGLPVAVGGIDYTVEPGAGTLWQLAVHPALQSCGIGTLLIRSAEQRIAARSLARAELGVEESNPRARALYERLGYRAFGRELDSWDVEAEDGSLQRYETMCTLMRKDLT; this comes from the coding sequence ATGACCGAGATCAGGCTGCACCTGTCGGTGCGCGGCCTCAACGAAGCGGACCTGCCGTCCTGCACCTGGGCCGGCTCACCCAAGCACGTGCGCGAGCTCGTCCACCAGATCCGCCGCGCCGAGGCGGGTGAGATCGACTACCTGGCCGTCTGCACGCCGGCCGGGCTCCCGGTGGCGGTCGGCGGAATCGACTACACGGTCGAGCCCGGCGCCGGCACGCTCTGGCAACTCGCCGTCCACCCGGCCCTGCAGTCCTGCGGGATCGGCACGCTGCTGATCCGCTCCGCCGAGCAGCGGATCGCCGCCCGGAGCCTGGCCCGCGCCGAACTCGGCGTCGAGGAGAGCAACCCGCGCGCCCGCGCCCTCTACGAACGCCTGGGCTACCGGGCCTTCGGCCGCGAGCTCGACTCCTGGGACGTGGAGGCCGAGGACGGCTCGCTCCAGCGGTACGAGACGATGTGCACGCTGATGCGCAAGGACCTGACGTGA
- a CDS encoding TetR/AcrR family transcriptional regulator, translated as MTNSVDRRTQASHKRRRLTAAAAKVLHEQGVERTTLADIAREADVPLGNVYYYFKTKDELVRAALSEHTAHLDQLTATLDRFTDPRDRLKALVAGWIGERERAALHGCPTGTLAVELDKRTDGTLDAEVGAVIRRLLDWSATQFRALDLPDPDGLALTLVAGYQGMSLLANALRDPEIMTREGTRLLDWLDSLQPTPSNT; from the coding sequence GTGACCAACTCAGTGGATCGACGGACCCAGGCCTCGCACAAGCGCCGGCGCCTCACCGCAGCCGCCGCCAAGGTCCTGCACGAGCAGGGCGTCGAACGCACCACCCTCGCCGACATCGCCCGCGAGGCCGACGTCCCGCTCGGGAACGTCTACTACTACTTCAAGACCAAGGACGAGCTGGTCCGCGCCGCCCTCTCCGAGCACACCGCGCACCTCGACCAGCTCACCGCCACGCTCGACCGGTTCACCGACCCCCGCGACCGCCTGAAGGCCCTGGTCGCCGGCTGGATCGGCGAACGCGAACGCGCGGCCCTGCACGGCTGCCCCACCGGCACCCTCGCCGTCGAGCTCGACAAGCGCACCGACGGCACCCTCGACGCCGAGGTCGGCGCGGTGATCCGCCGCCTCCTCGACTGGTCCGCCACCCAGTTCCGCGCCCTCGACCTCCCCGACCCCGACGGCCTCGCCCTCACCCTGGTCGCCGGCTACCAGGGCATGTCCCTCCTCGCCAACGCCCTCCGCGACCCCGAGATCATGACCCGCGAAGGCACCCGCCTCCTCGACTGGCTCGACTCCCTCCAGCCGACGCCGTCGAACACCTGA
- a CDS encoding NAD(P)/FAD-dependent oxidoreductase: protein MKVVVIGAGYAGSLAANRTVRKVRGAEVTVVNPRPDFVERVRLHQRIVGTARAATPLESMLKAGIEVRLGSVEKVGNGAVVLDDGSVLLFDYAFLAVGSTVRPMPGTVPVGTWEGAEQARAALAALPAGSAVTVIGGGATGVETAAEVAEARPDLRVRIIGSPVADGFSHRAFDRIRRGLERLGVAIVDEGATAVTGGRVHLRSGASLASDLTLWGIVSGVPDLAARSGLDVDADGRALVDPALRSVADPRVFAVGDCAAVPGARFACATATPQAAAAVDNLARLVAGRPPEPFAVRYLARAVTLGRRAAVGQLTHRDDSLRRASMSGRPAVALKELASRGGKFGARTGIGG, encoded by the coding sequence ATGAAGGTCGTCGTGATCGGTGCGGGGTACGCGGGTTCGCTGGCCGCGAACCGGACCGTCAGGAAGGTACGGGGCGCGGAGGTGACGGTGGTGAACCCGCGTCCGGACTTCGTGGAACGGGTGCGGCTGCACCAGCGGATCGTGGGGACGGCCCGCGCCGCCACCCCGCTGGAGTCGATGCTGAAGGCCGGCATCGAGGTGCGCCTCGGCAGCGTGGAGAAGGTGGGCAACGGCGCGGTGGTGCTGGACGACGGGTCGGTGCTGCTGTTCGACTACGCGTTCCTGGCCGTCGGGAGCACGGTCCGCCCGATGCCGGGGACGGTCCCGGTGGGGACCTGGGAGGGCGCGGAGCAGGCCCGCGCCGCGCTGGCCGCGCTGCCGGCGGGCAGTGCGGTCACGGTGATCGGCGGCGGAGCGACGGGCGTGGAGACGGCGGCGGAGGTGGCGGAGGCCCGACCCGACCTGCGAGTGCGGATCATCGGCTCGCCGGTCGCCGACGGCTTCTCGCACAGGGCGTTCGACCGGATCCGCCGGGGCCTGGAGCGGCTCGGGGTGGCGATCGTGGACGAGGGCGCGACCGCGGTCACCGGCGGCCGGGTGCACCTGCGCTCGGGCGCCTCGCTCGCCTCGGACCTGACGCTGTGGGGGATCGTCTCCGGCGTGCCGGACCTGGCGGCGCGCAGCGGCCTGGACGTGGACGCGGACGGCCGGGCGCTGGTCGACCCGGCACTGCGCAGCGTCGCCGATCCGCGGGTGTTCGCGGTGGGCGACTGCGCGGCGGTGCCGGGCGCCCGGTTCGCGTGTGCGACCGCGACCCCGCAGGCCGCGGCCGCCGTCGACAACCTGGCCCGGCTGGTCGCGGGCCGGCCGCCGGAGCCGTTCGCGGTGCGCTACCTGGCACGGGCGGTCACGCTGGGCCGGCGCGCCGCGGTGGGCCAGCTCACCCACCGCGACGACAGCCTCCGCCGGGCCTCGATGTCCGGCCGGCCGGCCGTCGCCCTGAAGGAACTGGCTTCGCGCGGCGGCAAGTTCGGCGCCCGGACGGGCATCGGGGGCTGA
- the bla gene encoding class A beta-lactamase, with amino-acid sequence MTVRPNRRGMLTGAAATALAVALPLGSGRAAAQDRGAVPHLGEELRALEREHAARLGVFAYDTGTGRTVRHRADELFPYCSTFKTIAVAAVLRDLDHDGGHLATVIRYTEEYVTRSGYAPITGLPENLAHGMTVADLCAAAITHSDNGAANLLLRELGGPTAVTRFCRSLGDPVTRLDRWEPDLNTAEPDRVTDTSSPRALARTYARLTLGNALTAPDRDRLTGWLLANTTSTHRFRAGLPADWTLADKTGTGSYGTTNDAGLTWPPGREPIVLVVLSTKHDPTAPADEPLVARTAELLAAALA; translated from the coding sequence ATGACGGTACGTCCGAACAGGCGCGGGATGCTCACCGGAGCAGCGGCGACGGCCCTCGCCGTCGCGCTCCCGCTGGGCAGCGGCCGGGCCGCCGCCCAGGACCGGGGCGCCGTCCCGCATCTCGGCGAGGAGCTGCGCGCCCTCGAACGGGAACACGCCGCCCGGCTGGGCGTCTTCGCGTACGACACCGGAACGGGCCGGACCGTGCGCCACCGCGCCGACGAGCTGTTCCCGTACTGCTCGACCTTCAAGACCATCGCCGTGGCCGCCGTCCTGCGCGACCTCGACCACGACGGCGGCCACCTCGCCACGGTGATCCGCTACACCGAGGAGTACGTCACCAGGTCCGGCTACGCCCCGATCACCGGCCTGCCGGAGAACCTCGCCCACGGCATGACCGTCGCCGACCTGTGCGCCGCCGCCATCACCCACAGCGACAACGGCGCCGCCAACCTGCTGCTGCGCGAACTCGGCGGCCCGACCGCCGTGACCCGCTTCTGCCGCTCCCTCGGCGACCCGGTCACCCGCCTCGACCGCTGGGAACCCGACCTCAACACCGCCGAACCGGACCGGGTCACCGACACGTCGAGCCCCCGCGCCCTCGCCCGGACCTACGCCCGTCTCACCCTCGGCAACGCCCTCACCGCACCCGACCGGGACCGCCTCACCGGCTGGCTGCTGGCCAACACCACCAGCACCCACCGCTTCCGCGCCGGGCTCCCCGCGGACTGGACCCTCGCCGACAAGACCGGCACCGGCAGCTACGGCACCACCAACGACGCCGGCCTCACCTGGCCGCCCGGGCGCGAGCCGATCGTCCTGGTGGTCCTCTCCACCAAGCACGACCCCACCGCCCCCGCGGACGAACCCCTGGTCGCCCGCACCGCCGAACTCCTCGCCGCCGCCCTGGCCTGA